A region of Vicia villosa cultivar HV-30 ecotype Madison, WI unplaced genomic scaffold, Vvil1.0 ctg.000405F_1_1_3, whole genome shotgun sequence DNA encodes the following proteins:
- the LOC131627849 gene encoding uncharacterized protein LOC131627849 — protein MVSLLPILHSLCYHRSNSLYHHRFVSNSVTANIQTFNLTLYPKQTLSPNSLLIFGDFKSIFTSESKQLQGPVAEHMFHWQANIMGPADIPYSGGVFLVSIHFPPDYPFKAPKEVVRAFERVKKVCHLNFSVHFVYVSSVVDSG, from the exons ATGGTCTCTCTGCTACCGATTCTTCACTCCCTTTGCTATCACCGATCCAACTCTCTCTATCATCATCGTTTTGTTTCGAATTCAGTAACAGCAAACATACAAACCTTCAATCTTACCCTTTATCCCAAACAAACCCTAAGCCCCAATTCGTTATTGATTTTCGGTGATTTCAAGAGTATATTTACAAGTGAATCAAAGCAATTGCAAG GTCCTGTTGCTGAGCATATGTTTCACTGGCAAGCAAACATCATGGGGCCGGCTGATATCCCCTATTCTGGTGGTGTGTTTTTGGTTTCGATCCATTTTCCTCCGGATTATCCATTCAAGGCACCAAAG GAGGTTGTTCGTGCTTTTGAAAGAGTTAAGAAGGTTTGTCATCTTAACTTTAGTGTGCACTTTGTTTATGTTTCTTCGGTTGTTGATTCTGGTTGA